The following are encoded together in the Salvia hispanica cultivar TCC Black 2014 chromosome 6, UniMelb_Shisp_WGS_1.0, whole genome shotgun sequence genome:
- the LOC125196865 gene encoding probable U3 small nucleolar RNA-associated protein 11 — translation MSSLRNALPRKAHKERSQPQSRKKFGLLEKHKDYVERARSFHRKEETLQKLKEKAAFRNPDEFYFKMINSKTVNGVHRQEGEANKYSKEELMLMKTQDIGYILQKLQAEKKKIEKLNAMLHSVDNRSSSQHVYFAEDRAEAREIRAQKPEHRESPSFEDLPKDIKRKTIGSYRELEARRSRVKELEKIYMDMAMQKELQKKGRKRKLREDEIVCPTSGPVFKWRQERKR, via the exons ATGTCTTCTTTGAGGAATGCTCTCCCGAGAAAAGCTCACAAGGAGCGTTCACAGCC GCAATCGAGGAAGAAATTTGGGTTGCTCGAGAAGCATAAGGATTATGTCGAGCGTGCACGCTCCTTCCACAGGAAAGAGGAGACATTGCAA AAACTTAAAGAAAAGGCCGCGTTTAGGAATCCTGATGAGTTCTACTTCAAGATGATTAACTCCAAAACTGTTAATGGAGTCCACAGACAGGA GGGTGAAGCGAACAAGTACTCTAAGGAAGAGCTCATGTTAATGAAGACGCAAGATATTGGATATATTTTGCAGAAACTTCAGGCTGAGAAAAAG AAAATCGAAAAGCTAAATGCTATGCTGCACTCTGTTGATAACCGGTCATCATCCCAACATGTATACTTTGCTGAAGACAG GGCTGAAGCAAGAGAAATTCGAGCTCAGAAGCCTGAACACAGAGAAAGCCCTTCTTTTGAAGACTTGCCAAAGGATATTAAGAG GAAGACAATTGGTTCATACCGCGAGCTAGAGGCTAGAAGAAGCCGAGTTAAAGAGCTAGAGAAGATATACATGGATATGGCAATGCAGAAAGAATTACAG AAAAAGGGCCGGAAACGGAAACTTCGTGAGGATGAAATCGTTTGTCCAACGTCAGGACCTGTATTCAAATGGAGGCAGGAAAGAAAACGctga
- the LOC125196864 gene encoding L-2-hydroxyglutarate dehydrogenase, mitochondrial, which yields MRLSSSIKIYRRLMSAAGKDGWVCSSLESVPKETAEAVVIGAGVVGLAVARELAMKAGREVLVVESAPTFGSGSSSRNSEVIHAGIYYPPNSLKARFCVRGRHLLYEYCRHHGIPHKQIGKLIVATRPSETPKLSELMGRGVENGVEGLRMMDGQEAKHLEPELYCTKALLSPVSGIIDSHSLMLALLGEAESHGAIFSYNTTVIGGRYEGGQLQLYVCDSRSLRNWDRKSALKPDLILSPRIVVNSAGLGALPLSKRIHGLDDRIVPVPYFARGCYFTLSNVKSPPFQRLVYPIPEDGGLGVHVTLDLNGQVKFGPNVEWIDGTDDISNFLNLFDYSVAEDGANRFYPEIRKYYPHLNDGSLEPGYAGIRPKLTGPMQIPSDFIVQGEKIHGIPGLVNLFGIESPGLTSSMAIAEHVAEIMNDSHKK from the exons atgagattGAGCAGCTCAATCAAGATTTACCGGCGCCTAATGTCAGCGGCCGGGAAAGATGGGTGGGTTTGCAGTAGTTTGGAATCGGTACCCAAGGAAACGGCAGAAGCTGTAGTGATAGGCGCCGGAGTGGTGGGGTTGGCGGTGGCGCGTGAGCTGGCGATGAAGGCCGGAAGAGAGGTTTTAGTGGTGGAGTCGGCGCCGACTTTTGGGAGTGGGTCCAGTTCTCGCAACAGTGAAGTTATCCATGCTGGTATTTATTACCCTCCCAATTCCCTCAAG GCCAGATTTTGTGTGAGGGGAAGGCATTTGCTCTACGAGTATTGTAGACATCATGGCATCCCTCATAAACAGATAGGCAAGCTGATTGTGGCCACTCGGCCTTCAGAGACTCCCAAGTTGAGTGAGCTGATGGGTCGAGGTGTTGAGAATGGAGTTGAAGGTTTGAGGATGATGGACGGCCAAGAAGCTAAGCATCTAGAGCCTGAGCTGTACTGCACCAAAGCCTTGCTATCGCCCGTTTCTGGGATCATTGATAGCCATTCTTTGATGCTCGCGCTACTG GGGGAAGCTGAGAGCCATGGAGCCATCTTCTCATACAACACCACTGTAATTGGTGGTAGATACGAGGGAGGCCAACTGCAGCTCTACGTTTGTGACAGCAGGTCCCTTAGAAACTGGGACAGGAAGTCTGCTTTGAAGCCTGATCTGATTCTTAGTCCCAGAATTGTTGTGAACTCTGCTGGCCTGGGTGCTCTGCCTCTTTCCAAGAGGATTCACGGCCTAGATGATAGGATCGTCCCCGTCCCCTACTTTGCTCGTGGCTGCTACTTCACGTTGTCAAACGTCAAATCACCTCCCTTCCAGCGTCTAGTCTATCCCATACCGGAAGATGGTGGCCTTGGGGTTCATGTCACCTTGGATTTGAACGGCCAGGTCAAGTTCGGACCTAATGTCGAGTGGATTGATGGCACAGATGACATCTCAAACTTCCTCAACCT GTTCGACTATTCTGTGGCTGAAGATGGTGCAAATCGCTTTTACCCAGAGATAAGAAAATACTATCCACATCTAAATGATGGGTCATTGGAACCAGGATATGCCGGTATTCGGCCAAAGCTCACCGGGCCAATGCAGATTCCTAGTGATTTTATAGTACAG GGAGAGAAGATTCATGGCATACCAGGCTTGGTAAACCTCTTTGGTATTGAATCACCAGGCCTAACTTCAAGCATGGCCATTGCAGAACATGTTGCTGAGATAATGAATGACAGTCACAAAAAGTAG